A genomic segment from Acetomicrobium sp. S15 = DSM 107314 encodes:
- a CDS encoding transposase, producing LSDRGLAEAIADRLSFQSFLGLSIVDPVPDDTTFTRFRQKLQEKGMITKNEKRGMRK from the coding sequence ACCTCTCCGACAGAGGCTTAGCAGAGGCCATAGCAGACAGGCTCTCATTTCAAAGCTTCTTGGGTTTATCCATTGTAGATCCAGTCCCTGACGATACTACCTTCACACGCTTTAGGCAGAAGCTTCAAGAAAAAGGAATGATCACCAAAAACGAGAAACGAGGGATGAGGAAATGA